The Puntigrus tetrazona isolate hp1 chromosome 23, ASM1883169v1, whole genome shotgun sequence genome has a segment encoding these proteins:
- the plekhm2 gene encoding pleckstrin homology domain-containing family M member 2 isoform X3: protein MPEYYKPQNLLDFEERLPSSDSLSLHSFTSLTSTNLEWDDSAIAPSSEDYDFGDIFPVLQSLPSADWEEGDLTDPVSGPRSSGSDPQTVVSDCVVVRASAGTIRTTSLSRSPTFRHNPFNEDSDTNTSADVTPVHMASRHASTTEDSEITNTELEVIRMARRRRPGKKRRGRGSTDSVSSEQNVISSEMADTEECLKIVVERDIVVDNINIDSRGSLEGSNGPGSESVRNGRPEGEDEDPEAGLRLPEMTDTSMDSVGEPLRDVMDRLNGSLDGKPWQRSEGEEGEDGTSTSHDGPPHQRPFREDSGGEPPDPSRSFLQAPLPPADFYCFTSQSPDPAASSGGHNDFAGNGESQDVPVGDEDEGEAERPATGQDPSIPVETSAQELSKEEKQQEEEKDYAVQCSHAAEFKVDNNHLLLLMIHVFRENEEQLFKMVRMSTGHMEGDLQPLYLLLTDCYIYLLRKGAAEKPYSVEEAVSYNELDYISVGLHQQTITLVCTNRRRQFLLDTADSSLTVWFLTVLKAALENGCREPPYPSVLTDATMEKLALSKFVCQETQCELSEMSIRLYSLVHWEDPMDAAVASPTSPSCARGSSSTKEGALLYRAGSTYLGKEVWKSCYLVLSNGILYQYAERTDVTPLMSVTMGGGHCGGCRRSNSSEKPHAFQVILTEHPPLELSAENELEMAEWMQLLCQSVSKGIIPQGVAPAPCIPCCLVLTDRKLLTCHQDCQTIFFRSLGGADLNDVTAVCLEEDKEYCVIEFAEDRAQFLPPWVLYFSGCEERDRLLAELSQAWAVVYQVSLPRKPVSDPSVQKRCREALELMKSAWQRSDSLHRGRAEREPWC, encoded by the exons ATGCCAGAATACTACAAACCCCAGAATCTTTTGGATTTTGAGGAGAGGTTGCCAAGCTCTGATAGCCTGTCTCTGCACTCTTTCACATCCCTCACCTCCACTAACCTTGAGTGGGACGACAGCGCTATTGCTCCATCCAGTGAAG ATTATGATTTTGGTGACATCTTCCCTGTGTTGCAGTCATTGCCAAGTGCAGACTGGGAAG AGGGAGATTTGACCGATCCAGTCAGTGGTCCCCGCTCCTCAGGATCAGACCCTCAGACTGTTGTCAGTGATTGTGTTGTAGTGAGGGCCTCTGCAGGTACCATAAGAACCACATCTCTGTCACGAAGCCCTACATTTCGGCACAATCCCTTCAACGAGGACTCGGACACTAACACTTCAGCTGACGTCACCCCAGTGCACATGGCAAGCCGTCATGCTTCAACAACAGAGGATTCTGAGATCACCAACACTGAGCTGGAAGTCATTAG AATGGCAAGGCGCAGAAGGCCTGGTAAGAAACGACGGGGAAGAGGGTCGACAGACTCTGTGAGCAGCGAACAGAATGTCATCTCTTCAGAAATGGCTGACACTGAGGAATGTCTTAAGATTGTAGTTGAGAGAGACATTGTAGTTGATAACATTAATATAGACAGTCGGGGTTCTCTGGAGGGGTCTAATGGTCCTGGCTCAGAGTCTGTGAGGAATGGGAGACCAGAAGGAGAAGATGAAGACCCGGAGGCAGGGCTGAGGCTTCCTGAAATGACGGACACTTCTATGGACAGTGTGGGCGAACCGCTGCGTGACGTCATGGATAGGCTGAACGGCTCTCTGGATGGGAAGCCCTGGCAGCGGAGTGAAGGTGAGGAGGGAGAGGATGGTACTTCCACTAGTCATGATGGACCACCCCATCAGCGGCCCTTTCGAGAGGACTCGGGCGGTGAACCTCCGGACCCAAGTCGTAGCTTCCTGCAGGCCCCCCTCCCACCTGCGGACTTCTACTGCTTTACCTCCCAGAGTCCAGACCCTGCTGCCTCGAGTGGTGGGCACAATGACTTTGCAGGGAATGGCGAGTCGCAGGATGTTCCTGTTGGCGATGAAGATGAGGGAGAAGCAGAGAGACCAGCTACAGGGCAGGATCCCTCCATCCCCGTAGAGACGTCAGCTCAGGAACTGAGTAAAGAAGAAAAGCAGCAGGAGGAAGAAAAAGACTATGCAGTACAATGCTCCCATGCTGCAGAGTTTAA GGTGGATAACAATCACCTTTTGCTGCTCATGATTCACGTTTTCAGGGAGAATGAAGAACAGCTCTTTAAG ATGGTGAGAATGAGCACAGGCCATATGGAAGGAGATTTGCAGCCTCTGTATCTGCTGTTGACGGACTGCTACATTTACCTCTTGCGAAAAG gggCAGCGGAGAAGCCTTATAGTGTTGAGGAGGCGGTGTCTTATAACGAGCTAGACTACATCTCT GTTGGACTTCACCAGCAGACTATCACTCTGGTGTGCACTAACAGAAGACGGCAGTTCCTTTTGGACACAGCCGACTCATCTCTGACCGT CTGGTTTCTGACTGTGCTGAAGGCGGCCTTGGAAAATGGCTGTAGGGAGCCTCCCTACCCCTCTGTTCTCACTGACGCCACCATGGAGAAACTGGCTCTTTCTAAGTTTGTATGCCAAGAGACTCAGTGTGAG TTATCTGAGATGAGCATCCGCCTGTATTCTCTGGTTCACTGGGAGGACCCAATGGATGCAGCAGTAGCTTCACCAACATCTCCGTCCTGCGCCAGAGGATCCAGTAGCACTAAAGAGGGGGCACTGTTGTACCGTGCTGGGAGCACTTATTTGGGGAAGGAAGTATGGAAAAGCTGTTACTTGGTTCTCAG CAACGGCATCCTGTATCAGTATGCAGAGAGAACAGATGTTACACCTTTGATGTCTGTTACTATGGG gggAGGGCACTGTGGTGGTTGCAGGCGCTCAAACAGCTCAGAGAAGCCTCATGCTTTTCAAGTGATTCTAACAGAACATCCTCCATTAGAGCTCAGTGCAGAAAACGAACTGGAGATGGCAGAATGGATGCAGCTGCTCTGCCAGTCTGTTTCTAAAGGG attATTCCACAGGGAGTAGCTCCTGCACCCTGTATTCCGTGTTGCCTTGTACTCACAGACAGGAAGTTGCTCACATGTCACCAGGATTGCCAGACCATTTTTTTCCGTTCTCTAGGAGGAGCTGATCTGAACGATGTGACAGCTGTTTGTCTGGAAGAGGATAAAGAATACTGTGTCATT GAATTTGCAGAGGATCGTGCTCAGTTTCTCCCCCCATGGGTTTTGTATTTCAGCGGATGTGAGGAGCGGGATCGGCTACTAGCAGAATTAAGTCAAGCTTGGGCTGTTGTTTACCAg
- the plekhm2 gene encoding pleckstrin homology domain-containing family M member 2 isoform X2 encodes MDQLKVKDRILENISLSVKKLQSYFAACEDETPAIRNHDRVLQRLCEHLDHALLYGLQDISSGYWVLVLHFTRREAVRQIDELQHIATNLGRSRAWLYLALSESSLESYLRLFQENQGLLQKYYYKNALVCSHDHLTLFLTLVSGLEFIRFDLELDVPYLDVAPYMPEYYKPQNLLDFEERLPSSDSLSLHSFTSLTSTNLEWDDSAIAPSSEEGDLTDPVSGPRSSGSDPQTVVSDCVVVRASAGTIRTTSLSRSPTFRHNPFNEDSDTNTSADVTPVHMASRHASTTEDSEITNTELEVIRMARRRRPGKKRRGRGSTDSVSSEQNVISSEMADTEECLKIVVERDIVVDNINIDSRGSLEGSNGPGSESVRNGRPEGEDEDPEAGLRLPEMTDTSMDSVGEPLRDVMDRLNGSLDGKPWQRSEGEEGEDGTSTSHDGPPHQRPFREDSGGEPPDPSRSFLQAPLPPADFYCFTSQSPDPAASSGGHNDFAGNGESQDVPVGDEDEGEAERPATGQDPSIPVETSAQELSKEEKQQEEEKDYAVQCSHAAEFKVDNNHLLLLMIHVFRENEEQLFKMVRMSTGHMEGDLQPLYLLLTDCYIYLLRKGAAEKPYSVEEAVSYNELDYISVGLHQQTITLVCTNRRRQFLLDTADSSLTVWFLTVLKAALENGCREPPYPSVLTDATMEKLALSKFVCQETQCELSEMSIRLYSLVHWEDPMDAAVASPTSPSCARGSSSTKEGALLYRAGSTYLGKEVWKSCYLVLSNGILYQYAERTDVTPLMSVTMGGGHCGGCRRSNSSEKPHAFQVILTEHPPLELSAENELEMAEWMQLLCQSVSKGIIPQGVAPAPCIPCCLVLTDRKLLTCHQDCQTIFFRSLGGADLNDVTAVCLEEDKEYCVIEFAEDRAQFLPPWVLYFSGCEERDRLLAELSQAWAVVYQVSLPRKPVSDPSVQKRCREALELMKSAWQRSDSLHRGRAEREPWC; translated from the exons ATGGATCAACTCAAAGTCAAAGACAGGATCCTCGAAAACATCTCTCTCTCCGTCAAGAAG TTGCAGAGTTACTTTGCCGCCTGTGAGGATGAGACGCCAGCCATCAGGAATCACGACCGGGTTCTTCAGCGGCTTTGTGAACACCTGGATCATGCTCTGCTTTATGG GCTGCAGGACATCTCATCGGGTTACTGGGTACTCGTGTTACACTTCACACGACGAGAGGCCGTACGTCAGATTGATGAGCTTCAGCACATAGCTACCAATCTTGGCAGAA GTCGTGCCTGGCTCTACTTGGCCCTCAGTGAAAGTTCTTTAGAAAGCTACCTCCGACTTTTTCAAGAGAATCAAGGACTGCTCCAGAAATACTATTACAA AAATGCACTGGTTTGCAGTCATGACCATCTCACTCTGTTTCTTACACTTGTCTCTGGGCTGGAATTCATTCGCTTTGACCTCGAATTG GATGTGCCATATCTGGATGTTGCTCCTTACATGCCAGAATACTACAAACCCCAGAATCTTTTGGATTTTGAGGAGAGGTTGCCAAGCTCTGATAGCCTGTCTCTGCACTCTTTCACATCCCTCACCTCCACTAACCTTGAGTGGGACGACAGCGCTATTGCTCCATCCAGTGAAG AGGGAGATTTGACCGATCCAGTCAGTGGTCCCCGCTCCTCAGGATCAGACCCTCAGACTGTTGTCAGTGATTGTGTTGTAGTGAGGGCCTCTGCAGGTACCATAAGAACCACATCTCTGTCACGAAGCCCTACATTTCGGCACAATCCCTTCAACGAGGACTCGGACACTAACACTTCAGCTGACGTCACCCCAGTGCACATGGCAAGCCGTCATGCTTCAACAACAGAGGATTCTGAGATCACCAACACTGAGCTGGAAGTCATTAG AATGGCAAGGCGCAGAAGGCCTGGTAAGAAACGACGGGGAAGAGGGTCGACAGACTCTGTGAGCAGCGAACAGAATGTCATCTCTTCAGAAATGGCTGACACTGAGGAATGTCTTAAGATTGTAGTTGAGAGAGACATTGTAGTTGATAACATTAATATAGACAGTCGGGGTTCTCTGGAGGGGTCTAATGGTCCTGGCTCAGAGTCTGTGAGGAATGGGAGACCAGAAGGAGAAGATGAAGACCCGGAGGCAGGGCTGAGGCTTCCTGAAATGACGGACACTTCTATGGACAGTGTGGGCGAACCGCTGCGTGACGTCATGGATAGGCTGAACGGCTCTCTGGATGGGAAGCCCTGGCAGCGGAGTGAAGGTGAGGAGGGAGAGGATGGTACTTCCACTAGTCATGATGGACCACCCCATCAGCGGCCCTTTCGAGAGGACTCGGGCGGTGAACCTCCGGACCCAAGTCGTAGCTTCCTGCAGGCCCCCCTCCCACCTGCGGACTTCTACTGCTTTACCTCCCAGAGTCCAGACCCTGCTGCCTCGAGTGGTGGGCACAATGACTTTGCAGGGAATGGCGAGTCGCAGGATGTTCCTGTTGGCGATGAAGATGAGGGAGAAGCAGAGAGACCAGCTACAGGGCAGGATCCCTCCATCCCCGTAGAGACGTCAGCTCAGGAACTGAGTAAAGAAGAAAAGCAGCAGGAGGAAGAAAAAGACTATGCAGTACAATGCTCCCATGCTGCAGAGTTTAA GGTGGATAACAATCACCTTTTGCTGCTCATGATTCACGTTTTCAGGGAGAATGAAGAACAGCTCTTTAAG ATGGTGAGAATGAGCACAGGCCATATGGAAGGAGATTTGCAGCCTCTGTATCTGCTGTTGACGGACTGCTACATTTACCTCTTGCGAAAAG gggCAGCGGAGAAGCCTTATAGTGTTGAGGAGGCGGTGTCTTATAACGAGCTAGACTACATCTCT GTTGGACTTCACCAGCAGACTATCACTCTGGTGTGCACTAACAGAAGACGGCAGTTCCTTTTGGACACAGCCGACTCATCTCTGACCGT CTGGTTTCTGACTGTGCTGAAGGCGGCCTTGGAAAATGGCTGTAGGGAGCCTCCCTACCCCTCTGTTCTCACTGACGCCACCATGGAGAAACTGGCTCTTTCTAAGTTTGTATGCCAAGAGACTCAGTGTGAG TTATCTGAGATGAGCATCCGCCTGTATTCTCTGGTTCACTGGGAGGACCCAATGGATGCAGCAGTAGCTTCACCAACATCTCCGTCCTGCGCCAGAGGATCCAGTAGCACTAAAGAGGGGGCACTGTTGTACCGTGCTGGGAGCACTTATTTGGGGAAGGAAGTATGGAAAAGCTGTTACTTGGTTCTCAG CAACGGCATCCTGTATCAGTATGCAGAGAGAACAGATGTTACACCTTTGATGTCTGTTACTATGGG gggAGGGCACTGTGGTGGTTGCAGGCGCTCAAACAGCTCAGAGAAGCCTCATGCTTTTCAAGTGATTCTAACAGAACATCCTCCATTAGAGCTCAGTGCAGAAAACGAACTGGAGATGGCAGAATGGATGCAGCTGCTCTGCCAGTCTGTTTCTAAAGGG attATTCCACAGGGAGTAGCTCCTGCACCCTGTATTCCGTGTTGCCTTGTACTCACAGACAGGAAGTTGCTCACATGTCACCAGGATTGCCAGACCATTTTTTTCCGTTCTCTAGGAGGAGCTGATCTGAACGATGTGACAGCTGTTTGTCTGGAAGAGGATAAAGAATACTGTGTCATT GAATTTGCAGAGGATCGTGCTCAGTTTCTCCCCCCATGGGTTTTGTATTTCAGCGGATGTGAGGAGCGGGATCGGCTACTAGCAGAATTAAGTCAAGCTTGGGCTGTTGTTTACCAg
- the ddost gene encoding dolichyl-diphosphooligosaccharide--protein glycosyltransferase 48 kDa subunit, with translation MAIGCLSMRDTATPATLTCKRRGATMASASSGGFGRGALFVLSVACMLQAVLGDGKTLVLLDNPNIRDTHSIFFRSLADRGFDLTFKTADDPGLSLIKYGQFLYDHLIIFSPSVEDFGGNINVETITAFIDGGGNVLVAASSDIGDPLRELGSECGIEFDEEKTGVIDHHNYDVSDPGEHTLIVADADNLLKAPTIVGKPTDKPVLFKGVGMVADPDNSLVLDILTGSSTSYSYFPDRPITQYPHAVGKNTLLIAGLQARNNARVVFSGSLHFFSDAFFNSPVQKAAPGSKRYEQTGNQELAEALSRWVFKEAGVLRVGAVTHHPVGESTPPAAYTITDLVEYSIVIEMLSGGKWVPFDGDDIQLEFVRIDPFVRTYLKKNGGKYSVQFKLPDVYGVFQFKVDYNRLGYTHLYSSTQVSVRPLQHTQYERFIPSAFPYYASAFSMMAGLFVFSVVFLHMREKEKSD, from the exons ATGGCGATAGGCTGCTTGTCAATGAGGGATACCGCGACTCCTGCAACATTAACTTGCAAAAGACGAGGCGCTACGATGGCCTCAGCGTCGTCTGGTGGGTTCGGCAGAGGCGCCCTGTTTGTTTTATCCGTGGCGTGTATGTTGCAGGCGGTTTTAGGAGACGGAAAGACTCTCGTTCTGCTGGACAATCCCAACATCAGAGACACTCATTCAATCTTCTTCCGCAGTTTAGCAG ATCGTGGGTTTGACCTTACCTTCAAGACTGCTGATGATCCTGGGCTCTCATTGATCAAGTATGGACAGTTCCTTTATGACCATCTCATCATTTTCTCTCCATCAGTGGAAG ATTTTGGGGGCAACATAAATGTGGAGACCATTACAGCCTTCATTGATGGTGGAGGAAACGTTCTCGTTGCTGCCAGCTCCGACATTG GTGATCCTCTGAGAGAGCTAGGCAGTGAATGTGGGATTGAATTTGATGAGGAGAAAACTGGTGTTATTGACCACCATAACTATGATGTTTCAGATCCTGGCGAG cacaCCCTGATTGTTGCAGACGCAGATAATCTTCTTAAAGCCCCAACTATAGTTGGCAAGCCCACTGATAAACCAGTCCTGTTCAAAGGTGTTGG CATGGTGGCTGATCCAGATAACTCTCTGGTGCTGGATATTCTGACAGGATCCTCCACCTCTTATTCCTACTTCCCCGATCGCCCCATCACGCag TATCCTCATGCAGTTGGAAAGAACACCCTCCTGATCGCTGGTCTGCAGGCAAGAAACAATGCACGCGTGGTTTTCAGCGGGTCACTGCACTTTTTCAGTGACGCTTTCTTCAACTCCCCTGTGCAGAAGGCTGCCCCTGGGTCGAAGAG GTACGAGCAGACTGGTAACCAGGAGCTGGCTGAGGCCCTGTCCCGCTGGGTGTTTAAAGAGGCTGGTGTTCTGAGGGTTGGGGCTGTTACCCATCATCCAGTTGGAGAGAGCACCCCCCCTGCTGCCTACACCATCACTGACCTTGTG GAATACAGCATCGTGATTGAGATGTTGTCTGGAGGAAAGTGGGTGCCTTTTGATGGAGATGACATTCAGCTGGAATTTGTCAGAATCGATCCATTTGTTAGAACCTACCTCAAGAAAAATG GTGGAAAATACAGTGTACAGTTCAAGCTTCCAGATGTGTATGGAGTTTTCCAGTTCAAAGTTGACTACAACAGACTTGGCTACACACACCTGTACTCTTCAACCCAG GTTTCTGTGCGCCCCTTGCAGCATACCCAGTACGAGCGCTTCATCCCCTCTGCCTTTCCATATTATGCCAGTGCCTTCTCTATGATGGCAGGACTCTTTGTTTTCAGCGTCGTCTTTCTGCatatgagagaaaaagagaagtcTGATTAA
- the plekhm2 gene encoding pleckstrin homology domain-containing family M member 2 isoform X1: protein MDQLKVKDRILENISLSVKKLQSYFAACEDETPAIRNHDRVLQRLCEHLDHALLYGLQDISSGYWVLVLHFTRREAVRQIDELQHIATNLGRSRAWLYLALSESSLESYLRLFQENQGLLQKYYYKNALVCSHDHLTLFLTLVSGLEFIRFDLELDVPYLDVAPYMPEYYKPQNLLDFEERLPSSDSLSLHSFTSLTSTNLEWDDSAIAPSSEDYDFGDIFPVLQSLPSADWEEGDLTDPVSGPRSSGSDPQTVVSDCVVVRASAGTIRTTSLSRSPTFRHNPFNEDSDTNTSADVTPVHMASRHASTTEDSEITNTELEVIRMARRRRPGKKRRGRGSTDSVSSEQNVISSEMADTEECLKIVVERDIVVDNINIDSRGSLEGSNGPGSESVRNGRPEGEDEDPEAGLRLPEMTDTSMDSVGEPLRDVMDRLNGSLDGKPWQRSEGEEGEDGTSTSHDGPPHQRPFREDSGGEPPDPSRSFLQAPLPPADFYCFTSQSPDPAASSGGHNDFAGNGESQDVPVGDEDEGEAERPATGQDPSIPVETSAQELSKEEKQQEEEKDYAVQCSHAAEFKVDNNHLLLLMIHVFRENEEQLFKMVRMSTGHMEGDLQPLYLLLTDCYIYLLRKGAAEKPYSVEEAVSYNELDYISVGLHQQTITLVCTNRRRQFLLDTADSSLTVWFLTVLKAALENGCREPPYPSVLTDATMEKLALSKFVCQETQCELSEMSIRLYSLVHWEDPMDAAVASPTSPSCARGSSSTKEGALLYRAGSTYLGKEVWKSCYLVLSNGILYQYAERTDVTPLMSVTMGGGHCGGCRRSNSSEKPHAFQVILTEHPPLELSAENELEMAEWMQLLCQSVSKGIIPQGVAPAPCIPCCLVLTDRKLLTCHQDCQTIFFRSLGGADLNDVTAVCLEEDKEYCVIEFAEDRAQFLPPWVLYFSGCEERDRLLAELSQAWAVVYQVSLPRKPVSDPSVQKRCREALELMKSAWQRSDSLHRGRAEREPWC from the exons ATGGATCAACTCAAAGTCAAAGACAGGATCCTCGAAAACATCTCTCTCTCCGTCAAGAAG TTGCAGAGTTACTTTGCCGCCTGTGAGGATGAGACGCCAGCCATCAGGAATCACGACCGGGTTCTTCAGCGGCTTTGTGAACACCTGGATCATGCTCTGCTTTATGG GCTGCAGGACATCTCATCGGGTTACTGGGTACTCGTGTTACACTTCACACGACGAGAGGCCGTACGTCAGATTGATGAGCTTCAGCACATAGCTACCAATCTTGGCAGAA GTCGTGCCTGGCTCTACTTGGCCCTCAGTGAAAGTTCTTTAGAAAGCTACCTCCGACTTTTTCAAGAGAATCAAGGACTGCTCCAGAAATACTATTACAA AAATGCACTGGTTTGCAGTCATGACCATCTCACTCTGTTTCTTACACTTGTCTCTGGGCTGGAATTCATTCGCTTTGACCTCGAATTG GATGTGCCATATCTGGATGTTGCTCCTTACATGCCAGAATACTACAAACCCCAGAATCTTTTGGATTTTGAGGAGAGGTTGCCAAGCTCTGATAGCCTGTCTCTGCACTCTTTCACATCCCTCACCTCCACTAACCTTGAGTGGGACGACAGCGCTATTGCTCCATCCAGTGAAG ATTATGATTTTGGTGACATCTTCCCTGTGTTGCAGTCATTGCCAAGTGCAGACTGGGAAG AGGGAGATTTGACCGATCCAGTCAGTGGTCCCCGCTCCTCAGGATCAGACCCTCAGACTGTTGTCAGTGATTGTGTTGTAGTGAGGGCCTCTGCAGGTACCATAAGAACCACATCTCTGTCACGAAGCCCTACATTTCGGCACAATCCCTTCAACGAGGACTCGGACACTAACACTTCAGCTGACGTCACCCCAGTGCACATGGCAAGCCGTCATGCTTCAACAACAGAGGATTCTGAGATCACCAACACTGAGCTGGAAGTCATTAG AATGGCAAGGCGCAGAAGGCCTGGTAAGAAACGACGGGGAAGAGGGTCGACAGACTCTGTGAGCAGCGAACAGAATGTCATCTCTTCAGAAATGGCTGACACTGAGGAATGTCTTAAGATTGTAGTTGAGAGAGACATTGTAGTTGATAACATTAATATAGACAGTCGGGGTTCTCTGGAGGGGTCTAATGGTCCTGGCTCAGAGTCTGTGAGGAATGGGAGACCAGAAGGAGAAGATGAAGACCCGGAGGCAGGGCTGAGGCTTCCTGAAATGACGGACACTTCTATGGACAGTGTGGGCGAACCGCTGCGTGACGTCATGGATAGGCTGAACGGCTCTCTGGATGGGAAGCCCTGGCAGCGGAGTGAAGGTGAGGAGGGAGAGGATGGTACTTCCACTAGTCATGATGGACCACCCCATCAGCGGCCCTTTCGAGAGGACTCGGGCGGTGAACCTCCGGACCCAAGTCGTAGCTTCCTGCAGGCCCCCCTCCCACCTGCGGACTTCTACTGCTTTACCTCCCAGAGTCCAGACCCTGCTGCCTCGAGTGGTGGGCACAATGACTTTGCAGGGAATGGCGAGTCGCAGGATGTTCCTGTTGGCGATGAAGATGAGGGAGAAGCAGAGAGACCAGCTACAGGGCAGGATCCCTCCATCCCCGTAGAGACGTCAGCTCAGGAACTGAGTAAAGAAGAAAAGCAGCAGGAGGAAGAAAAAGACTATGCAGTACAATGCTCCCATGCTGCAGAGTTTAA GGTGGATAACAATCACCTTTTGCTGCTCATGATTCACGTTTTCAGGGAGAATGAAGAACAGCTCTTTAAG ATGGTGAGAATGAGCACAGGCCATATGGAAGGAGATTTGCAGCCTCTGTATCTGCTGTTGACGGACTGCTACATTTACCTCTTGCGAAAAG gggCAGCGGAGAAGCCTTATAGTGTTGAGGAGGCGGTGTCTTATAACGAGCTAGACTACATCTCT GTTGGACTTCACCAGCAGACTATCACTCTGGTGTGCACTAACAGAAGACGGCAGTTCCTTTTGGACACAGCCGACTCATCTCTGACCGT CTGGTTTCTGACTGTGCTGAAGGCGGCCTTGGAAAATGGCTGTAGGGAGCCTCCCTACCCCTCTGTTCTCACTGACGCCACCATGGAGAAACTGGCTCTTTCTAAGTTTGTATGCCAAGAGACTCAGTGTGAG TTATCTGAGATGAGCATCCGCCTGTATTCTCTGGTTCACTGGGAGGACCCAATGGATGCAGCAGTAGCTTCACCAACATCTCCGTCCTGCGCCAGAGGATCCAGTAGCACTAAAGAGGGGGCACTGTTGTACCGTGCTGGGAGCACTTATTTGGGGAAGGAAGTATGGAAAAGCTGTTACTTGGTTCTCAG CAACGGCATCCTGTATCAGTATGCAGAGAGAACAGATGTTACACCTTTGATGTCTGTTACTATGGG gggAGGGCACTGTGGTGGTTGCAGGCGCTCAAACAGCTCAGAGAAGCCTCATGCTTTTCAAGTGATTCTAACAGAACATCCTCCATTAGAGCTCAGTGCAGAAAACGAACTGGAGATGGCAGAATGGATGCAGCTGCTCTGCCAGTCTGTTTCTAAAGGG attATTCCACAGGGAGTAGCTCCTGCACCCTGTATTCCGTGTTGCCTTGTACTCACAGACAGGAAGTTGCTCACATGTCACCAGGATTGCCAGACCATTTTTTTCCGTTCTCTAGGAGGAGCTGATCTGAACGATGTGACAGCTGTTTGTCTGGAAGAGGATAAAGAATACTGTGTCATT GAATTTGCAGAGGATCGTGCTCAGTTTCTCCCCCCATGGGTTTTGTATTTCAGCGGATGTGAGGAGCGGGATCGGCTACTAGCAGAATTAAGTCAAGCTTGGGCTGTTGTTTACCAg